Proteins from one Panicum virgatum strain AP13 chromosome 7K, P.virgatum_v5, whole genome shotgun sequence genomic window:
- the LOC120642343 gene encoding pentatricopeptide repeat-containing protein At4g39952, mitochondrial-like, which yields MPPPQTATPLAILSRFLSSPSPSPPPLPELLRVHALAVTSGLSPRPDLAAKLVSAYSSAGRPGLAALAFSASPCPDAFLWNSLIRAHHCASDFAAALAAHRRMLASGARPSRFTAPLAASAAAELSALGVGASVHAYCIRCGLLVGDGGSVAVASSLVYMYAKCGVVWYAVKVFEEMPDRDVVAWTAVISGCVRNGQCSEGLHYLAEMIRLADNGGTRPNSRTMESGLEACGVLGELNSGRCLHGYVVKIGVGNSPLVASALFSMYSKCHNTEGASVLFPELPEKDVVSWTNLIGAYCRRGLIREAMELFQEMKESGVQPDEVLVSCLLAGLGNSGNVRGGKAFHAVITKRNFEDSVLTGNALLSMYGKFELVDVACRVFRSLHQQNAESWNLMIVGYCKAGCDVKCLELYHELQFRDKNEFLCDANSLVSAISSCSRLEELRLGQSAHCYSIKHLLDDNMSVANVLIAMYGRCGKFDHACKIFALTKLKGDVVTWNTLISSYAHLGHSNSALSLYNQMLTEGLKPNSATLITVISACANLATLEHGEQIHSYVKEMGWESDVSISTALVDMYAKCGQLGIARRIFDSMLQRDVVAWNVMISGYGMHGEAKQALELIDEMESGSVKPNGVTFLAILSACCHSGFVEEGRKLFTRMAKYSLEPNLKHYACMVDLLGKSGHLQEAEDMVLAMPVEPDGVVWGTLLSACKVHDNFEMGLRIAKKAFASDPENDGYYILMSNSYGSVKKWNEIEKLREMMKNHGVEKGVGWSAVDNRG from the coding sequence ATGCCGCCTCCTCAAACCGCGACCCCTCTCGCCATCCTCTCCCGCTTCCTCtcgtcgccctcgccctcgcccccgccgctgccCGAGCTCCTCCGCGTCCACGCGCTCGCCGTCACCTCGGGCCTCTCCCCGCGCCCCGACCTCGCCGCCAAGCTCGTCTCCGCCTACTCCTCCGCGGGGCGCCCCGggctcgccgcgctcgccttCTCGGCCTCCCCATGCCCCGACGCGTTCCTCTGGAACTCCCTCATCCGCGCCCACCACTGCGCCTCCGATTTcgcggccgcgctcgccgcgcaccGCCGTATGCTCGCGTCGGGCGCGCGGCCCTCCCGCTtcaccgcgccgctcgccgcctcaGCCGCGGCCGAGTTGAGCGCGCTCGGCGTCGGCGCCTCCGTGCACGCGTACTGTATCAGGTGCGGCCTCCTCGTCGGCGATGGCGGCTCCGTCGCCGTCGCGTCGTCTCTGGTGTACATGTATGCCAAGtgcggcgtcgtctggtacgcgGTGAAGGTGTTCGAGGAAATGCCCGATAGGGACGTGGTCGCGTGGACTGCGGTGATATCTGGGTGCGTGCGGAATGGGCAGTGTTCGGAGGGGTTGCACTATCTGGCGGAGATGATCAGGCTTGCGGACAACGGCGGGACGAGGCCAAACTCACGGACAATGGAGAGTGGCTTGGAGGCTTGCGGGGTGCTAGGTGAGCTGAACTCTGGTAGATGTTTGCATGGGTATGTAGTGAAGATCGGCGTTGGCAATTCCCCGTTGGTGGCTTCTGCACTTTTCTCAATGTACTCGAAGTGTCACAACACCGAGGGTGCGTCTGTTTTGTTCCCGGAATTACCAGAGAAAGACGTGGTTTCCTGGACTAATTTGATTGGAGCTTACTGTCGGAGAGGGCTTATTAGGGAGGCCATGGAGTTGTTTCAGGAGATGAAGGAGTCTGGTGTGCAGCCAGATGAGGTTCTCGTTAGTTGTCTGCTTGCAGGGTTGGGTAATAGTGGAAATGTGCGTGGAGGGAAGgcatttcatgcagttataacAAAGAGAAACTTTGAAGATAGTGTTTTGACAGGAAATGCTTTGTTATCAATGTATGGAAAATTTGAATTGGTGGACGTTGCATGCAGAGTTTTTAGATCTTTGCATCAACAAAATGCGGAATCGTGGAATTTGATGATTGTAGGATACTGCAAAGCTGGATGTGATGTCAAATGCTTGGAGCTGTACCATGAGCTGCAGTTCAGAGATAAGAATGAATTCCTGTGTGATGCCAACAGCTTGGTTTCCGCAATCTCGTCTTGCTCACGGCTAGAGGAGCTAAGACTAGGTCAATCTGCACACTGTTATTCAATCAAGCACTTGCTTGATGATAATATGTCAGTTGCAAATGTTTTAATTGCCATGTATGGAAGGTGCGGAAAATttgatcatgcctgcaaaatattTGCCCTGACCAAACTGAAGGGGGATGTTGTCACGTGGAATACGCTGATTTCCAGCTATGCTCATCTGGGTCATTCAAATTCTGCACTATCACTGTATAATCAAATGCTTACTGAAGGTTTGAAACCCAACTCAGCAACTTTGATCACTGTCATTTCAGCTTGTGCAAACCTGGCTACATTGGAACACGGAGAGCAGATACATTCTTATGTGAAAGAAATGGGGTGGGAATCTGATGTATCAATCAGTACAGCACTTGTTGACATGTATGCTAAGTGTGGGCAACTTGGAATTGCAAGAAGGATTTTTGATTCTATGCTTCAACGCGATGTTGTTGCTTGGAATGTGATGATATCAGGGTATGGGATGCATGGGGAAGCAAAACAAGCATTAGAATTAATTGATGAGATGGAGAGTGGAAGTGTTAAGCCTAATGGTGTCACCTTTCTTGCCATTCTATCTGCTTGCTGCCATTCAGGGTTTGTTGAGGAGGGAAGGAAGCTGTTCACTAGAATGGCAAAATATTCACTTGAGCCTAACCTGAAGCATTATGCCTGTATGGTGGATCTCTTAGGGAAATCTGGACACCTCCAAGAAGCAGAAGATATGGTTTTGGCCATGCCAGTAGAACCTGATGGTGTGGTATGGGGAACTTTGCTAAGTGCCTGCAAAGTGCATGACAACTTTGAGATGGGTTTAAGGATTGCAAAAAAGGCATTTGCTTCTGACCCAGAAAATGATGGATATTACATTTTAATGTCTAATTCATATGGCAGTGTTAAAAAATGGAATGAGATAG
- the LOC120642344 gene encoding betaine aldehyde dehydrogenase 1-like isoform X1, translating into MGLSIIPHLISDAASTTGVQIKKVVRRGVILQLQYPTPLVLVASPFDHPTLAAVRPSKAAAAVAAAASRALLGSGPSIASPWPRNRRSRAAASSSAGAGGSRRSGAASPSSTRPPRPPSVRPAALPPVALPRPLRQHTASALLNSAFCFVCAVNGEGDIPAATAEDVEIAVAAARDAFSRDGGRHWSRAPGAVRAKFLRAIAAKIKDRKSDLALLETLDSGKPLDETNADMDDVAACFEYYADLAESLDEKQRSPISLPMENFKSHILKEPIGVVGLITPWNYPLLMATWKVAPSLAAGCTAVLKPSELASLTCLELGAICMEVALPPGVLNIITGLGPEAGAPLSSHPHVDKVAFTGSTETGKRIMTAAAQMVKPVSLELGGKSPLIVFDDVDIDKAVEWAMFGVFANAGQVCSATSRLLLHEKIAKQFLDRLVAWAKNIKVSDPLEEGCRLGSVVSEEQYEKIKKFISTARSEGATILCGGARPQHLRRGFFIEPTIITDVSTSMQIWREEVFGPVICVKEFRTESEAVELANDTHYGLAGAVISNDEERCQRISKALHSGIVWINCSQPTFVQAPWGGNKRSGFGRELGEWGLDNYLTIKQVTKYCSDEPWGWYQPPSKL; encoded by the exons ATGGGGCTGTCCATTATTCCACATTTGATTAGTGACGCGGCCAGCACTACCGGAGTCCAGATCAAAAAAGTGGTGCGGCGCGGCGTCATACTCCAACTCCAGTACCCCACGCCTCTCGTGCTCGTTGCTTCGCCGTTCGACCACCCAACGCTAGCCGCAGTCCGACctagcaaggcggcggcggcggtagcagcagcagccagcagggcgCTCCTCGGCTCCGGTCCATCTATCgcgtcgccatggccgcgcaACCGACGatcccgcgccgctgcctcttCATCGGCGGGGGCTGGAGGGAGCCGTCGCTCGGGCGCCGCCTCCCCGTCGTCAACCCGGCCACCGAGGCCACCATCGGTTCGTCCGGCCGCGCTCCCTCCTGTCGCCCTTCCCCGACCGCTTCGACAACATACCGCTAGTGCGCTACTGAACTCGGCGTTTTGTTTTGTGTGTGCGGTGAACGGTGAAGGCGACAtcccggcggccacggcggaggaCGTGGAGAtcgcggtcgcggcggcgcgggacgcgttctcgcgcgacggcgggaGGCACTGGTCGCGCGCCCCTGGGGCCGTGCGGGCCAAGTTCCTCAGGGCGATCGCTGCCAAG ATTAAAGATAGAAAATCTGATCTGGCTTTGCTGGAGACACTTGATTCCGGGAAGCCTCTGGATGAAACAAATGCGGATATG GACGATGTTGCTGCATGCTTTGAGTATTATGCTGATCTGGCAGAGTCTTTAGATGAGAAGCAACGTTCACCAATCTCTCTACCTATGGAGAATTTCAAGTCCCATATACTCAAAGAACCCATTGGGGTTGTTGGACTGATCACTCCTTG GAACTATCCTCTGTTGATGGCTACTTGGAAGGTCGCACCTTCCTTGGCTGCTGGGTGTACAGCTGTTTTAAAGCCATCGGAGTTGGCTTCTCT GACTTGCTTAGAGCTTGGTGCAATATGCATGGAAGTAGCCCTACCTCCAGGTGTGCTGAACATAATTACTGGTCTGGGCCCTGAAGCTGGTGCTCCATTATCTTCACATCCTCATGTGGATAAG GTTGCCTTTACCGGAAGTACAGAGACTGGTAAGAGAATAATGACTGCTGCTGCCCAAATGGTTAAG CCTGTTTCGTTAGAACTTGGAGGCAAAAGTCCTCTTATTGTCTTTGATGACGTTGACATTGACAAAg CTGTTGAATGGGCCATGTTTGGGGTCTTTGCGAACGCTGGTCAAGTCTGCAGTGCTACTTCTCGTCTACTTCTGCAT GAGAAAATAGCAAAACAATTCTTGGATAGATTGGTTGCATGGGCAAAGAATATCAAAGTCTCCGACCCACTGGAGGAAGGCTGCAGGCTGGGGTCTGTTGTCAGTGAAGAGCAG tatgaaaagataaagaagttCATCTCAACAGCAAGAAGCGAAGGTGCCACAATTTTATGTGGTGGTGCCCGACCACAG CACCTCAGAAGAGGGTTCTTTATTGAACCTACAATTATAACAGATGTTAGTACATCAATGCAAATTTGGCGAGAGGAAGTCTTTGGACCAGTCATCTGTGTCAAAGAGTTCAGGACAGAGAGTGAAGCTGTGGAACTTGCAAATGATACTCA CTATGGTTTAGCTGGTGCAGTGATCTCTAATGATGAAGAGAGGTGTCAGCGCATTTCGAAG GCTCTTCATTCTGGTATTGTTTGGATAAATTGCTCTCAACCAACCTTTGTCCAAGCTCCATGGGGAGGGAATAAGCGGAGTGGTTTTGGTCGTGAGCTCGGAGAATG GGGCCTTGACAACTACCTGACCATCAAGCAAGTCACCAAGTACTGCTCGGATGAGCCATGGGGATGGTACCAGCCTCCATCGAAGCTGTAA
- the LOC120642344 gene encoding betaine aldehyde dehydrogenase 1-like isoform X2, translating to MAAQPTIPRRCLFIGGGWREPSLGRRLPVVNPATEATIGDIPAATAEDVEIAVAAARDAFSRDGGRHWSRAPGAVRAKFLRAIAAKIKDRKSDLALLETLDSGKPLDETNADMDDVAACFEYYADLAESLDEKQRSPISLPMENFKSHILKEPIGVVGLITPWNYPLLMATWKVAPSLAAGCTAVLKPSELASLTCLELGAICMEVALPPGVLNIITGLGPEAGAPLSSHPHVDKVAFTGSTETGKRIMTAAAQMVKPVSLELGGKSPLIVFDDVDIDKAVEWAMFGVFANAGQVCSATSRLLLHEKIAKQFLDRLVAWAKNIKVSDPLEEGCRLGSVVSEEQYEKIKKFISTARSEGATILCGGARPQHLRRGFFIEPTIITDVSTSMQIWREEVFGPVICVKEFRTESEAVELANDTHYGLAGAVISNDEERCQRISKALHSGIVWINCSQPTFVQAPWGGNKRSGFGRELGEWGLDNYLTIKQVTKYCSDEPWGWYQPPSKL from the exons atggccgcgcaACCGACGatcccgcgccgctgcctcttCATCGGCGGGGGCTGGAGGGAGCCGTCGCTCGGGCGCCGCCTCCCCGTCGTCAACCCGGCCACCGAGGCCACCATCG GCGACAtcccggcggccacggcggaggaCGTGGAGAtcgcggtcgcggcggcgcgggacgcgttctcgcgcgacggcgggaGGCACTGGTCGCGCGCCCCTGGGGCCGTGCGGGCCAAGTTCCTCAGGGCGATCGCTGCCAAG ATTAAAGATAGAAAATCTGATCTGGCTTTGCTGGAGACACTTGATTCCGGGAAGCCTCTGGATGAAACAAATGCGGATATG GACGATGTTGCTGCATGCTTTGAGTATTATGCTGATCTGGCAGAGTCTTTAGATGAGAAGCAACGTTCACCAATCTCTCTACCTATGGAGAATTTCAAGTCCCATATACTCAAAGAACCCATTGGGGTTGTTGGACTGATCACTCCTTG GAACTATCCTCTGTTGATGGCTACTTGGAAGGTCGCACCTTCCTTGGCTGCTGGGTGTACAGCTGTTTTAAAGCCATCGGAGTTGGCTTCTCT GACTTGCTTAGAGCTTGGTGCAATATGCATGGAAGTAGCCCTACCTCCAGGTGTGCTGAACATAATTACTGGTCTGGGCCCTGAAGCTGGTGCTCCATTATCTTCACATCCTCATGTGGATAAG GTTGCCTTTACCGGAAGTACAGAGACTGGTAAGAGAATAATGACTGCTGCTGCCCAAATGGTTAAG CCTGTTTCGTTAGAACTTGGAGGCAAAAGTCCTCTTATTGTCTTTGATGACGTTGACATTGACAAAg CTGTTGAATGGGCCATGTTTGGGGTCTTTGCGAACGCTGGTCAAGTCTGCAGTGCTACTTCTCGTCTACTTCTGCAT GAGAAAATAGCAAAACAATTCTTGGATAGATTGGTTGCATGGGCAAAGAATATCAAAGTCTCCGACCCACTGGAGGAAGGCTGCAGGCTGGGGTCTGTTGTCAGTGAAGAGCAG tatgaaaagataaagaagttCATCTCAACAGCAAGAAGCGAAGGTGCCACAATTTTATGTGGTGGTGCCCGACCACAG CACCTCAGAAGAGGGTTCTTTATTGAACCTACAATTATAACAGATGTTAGTACATCAATGCAAATTTGGCGAGAGGAAGTCTTTGGACCAGTCATCTGTGTCAAAGAGTTCAGGACAGAGAGTGAAGCTGTGGAACTTGCAAATGATACTCA CTATGGTTTAGCTGGTGCAGTGATCTCTAATGATGAAGAGAGGTGTCAGCGCATTTCGAAG GCTCTTCATTCTGGTATTGTTTGGATAAATTGCTCTCAACCAACCTTTGTCCAAGCTCCATGGGGAGGGAATAAGCGGAGTGGTTTTGGTCGTGAGCTCGGAGAATG GGGCCTTGACAACTACCTGACCATCAAGCAAGTCACCAAGTACTGCTCGGATGAGCCATGGGGATGGTACCAGCCTCCATCGAAGCTGTAA
- the LOC120642345 gene encoding protein NRT1/ PTR FAMILY 6.4-like, giving the protein MGDPVDKSSTGGWLAAALIAGTELAERVGVMGVSTNMVTYLVGPLHLSNAQSANIVTNFMGTLNLLAFLGGFVADAKLGRYHTIAASATVATTGLVLLAASTAVPGMRPPPCAPADGGGGCAAASGRQMALLYLALYTIAVGAGGLKANVSGLGTDQFDGRDPREGRAEVFFFSRFYFLVSLGSLFATTVLVYVQDNVGRAWGYGVSAAVMAAATAVFVAGTRRYRYRSPQGSPLTVIASVLWAAWRNRELPCPADASELRGSSRAKVPHTDRLRFLDKAAIVDADLASEHPAAAAGPTLTEVEEVKMMVKLLPIWSTCILFWTVYSQMNTFTIEQASRMSRRVGGGGGFVVPAGSMAVFLYLAILLFTSLNERLLVPLARRATGRREGLASLQRVGAGLALSTIAMVAAALVEKKRRRDASGGAAISAFWLVPQLFLVGASEAFGYVGQLEFFIREAPERMKSMSTGLFLTTLSMGFYLSSALVAAVGAATGGAWVRDNLDDGRLDLFYWMLAVLGVFNFVGFLCFASRHEYKREAPAAAVTAITQAVELTNQPEEDAVMVAVAVNMIDV; this is encoded by the exons CACCGGCGgctggctcgccgccgccctcatcgCAG GCACGGAGCTCGCGGAGCGGGTGGGCGTGATGGGCGTCTCGACGAACATGGTCACGTACCTCGTTGGGCCCCTGCACCTCTCCAACGCCCAGTCGGCCAACATCGTCACCAACTTCATGGGCACGCTCAACCTCCTCGCCTTCCTCGGCGGCTTCGTCGCCGACGCCAAGCTCGGCCGCTACCACAccatcgccgcctccgccacagTCGCCACCACC GGGTTGGTCCTGCTGGCGGCGAGCACGGCGGTGCCCGggatgcggccgccgccgtgcgccccggcggacggcggcggcgggtgcgcggcggcgagcggcaggcAGATGGCGCTGCTGTACCTGGCGCTGTACACGATCGCGGTGGGCGCGGGCGGGCTGAAGGCGAACGTGTCCGGGTTGGGCACGGACCAGTTCGACGGGCGCGACCCGCGGGAGGGCCGCGCCGAGGTGTTCTTCTTCAGCCGCTTCTACTTCCTCGTCAGCCTGGGCTCGCTCTTCGCCACCACCGTGCTGGTGTACGTGCAGGACAACGTCGGCCGCGCCTGGGGGTACGGCGTCTCGGCGGCCGTGATGGCGGCCGCCACGGCGGTGTTCGTGGCCGGCACGCGGAGGTACCGGTACCGGAGCCCCCAGGGGAGCCCGCTTACGGTGATCGCCAGCGtgctctgggcggcgtggcggaaCCGGGAGCTCCCCTGCCCCGCGGACGCCAGCGAGCTCCGCGGCTCCAGCAGGGCCAAGGTGCCGCATACTGACAGGCTCAG GTTTCTGGACAAAGCTGCCATCGTGGACGCGGACCTGGCGTCGGagcacccggcggcggcggcggggccgacgctgacggaggtggaggaggtgaagATGATGGTGAAGCTGCTCCCGATCTGGTCCACCTGCATCCTCTTCTGGACGGTGTACTCCCAGATGAACACCTTCACGATCGAGCAGGCGTCGCGCATGAGccgccgcgtcggcggcggcggcggcttcgtcgTCCCCGCGGGGTCCATGGCCGTCTTCCTGTACCTGGCCATCCTCCTCTTCACGTCGCTCAACGAGCGCCTGCTCGTCCCGCTCGCGCGCCGCGCCACGGGGCGCCGGGAGGGCCTGGCCTCGCTGCAGCGCGTGGGCGCGGGGCTGGCCCTCTCCACgatcgccatggtcgccgccgcgctcgtcgaGAAGAAGCGCCGCCGAGACGCGTCGGGCGGCGCCGCCATCAGCGCGTTCTGGCTGGTGCCGCAGCTCTTCCTGGTGGGCGCCAGCGAGGCGTTCGGGTACGTCGGGCAGCTGGAGTTCTTCATCCGGGAGGCCCCCGAGCGGATGAAGTCCATGAGCACGGGCCTGTTCCTCACCACCCTGTCCATGGGGTTCTACCTGAGCAGCGCGCTCGTggccgccgtcggcgccgccacGGGGGGCGCCTGGGTGCGGGACAACCTGGACGACGGGAGGCTGGACCTGTTCTACTGGATGCTCGCCGTGCTCGGCGTGTTCAATTTCGTGGGGTTCCTCTGCTTTGCGAGCCGGCATGAGTACAAGCGCGaggcgcccgccgcggcggtcACGGCGATCACGCAGGCCGTGGAGCTGACGAACCagccggaggaggatgcggtgATGGTGGCCGTGGCAGTGAATATGATCGACGTTTAG